From a single Flavobacterium sp. genomic region:
- a CDS encoding OmpA family protein, protein MSIFKKYFIFFFVLVFTKNIAQEKKDSVYIPNKVVNKVVSDTVHPKDREKNYNRWSVNLNGGTNIGIRPFTDGYYATTPNYFTKPEFNHFDLNVRRMFNTKFGVMLDFGYDNFTSDSGSPDFSNNMYRTSFQGLLNMHRIMNWEEFTETFGLQFHLGPGFSFLEAPGTSSFNHYDNIFSIIGGATLLIKVSDRLAFNLDYTMISNLSHHVALDGQSSIDPSESRTGSMYTTSLGLTLYLGKKERHADWYWENLNVKDEYKNLLARVEELETMMNDTDRDGVPDHLDVENNTIGGVVVDTKGRAVDLNNNGVPDELESYVNNKYGDIETIINNMASGEYSTAQMKNMINGQYVNVFFDFDETRITTGTISAINFLIKYMIANPSANAEIIGYADELGDVNYNIALSRKRAQRVLEMVVRSGIDASRLKLVVKGSDKSVPKNSKLARQLVRRVAFKVD, encoded by the coding sequence ATGAGTATTTTTAAAAAATATTTTATTTTTTTCTTTGTTTTAGTGTTTACTAAAAACATAGCGCAGGAAAAAAAGGATTCGGTTTATATTCCTAATAAGGTTGTTAATAAGGTGGTTTCGGACACTGTTCATCCTAAAGATAGAGAAAAAAACTATAATCGTTGGTCGGTTAACTTGAATGGGGGTACAAATATTGGTATTCGTCCTTTTACAGATGGTTACTATGCCACCACACCTAATTATTTTACAAAGCCAGAATTTAATCACTTTGATTTAAATGTTCGTAGAATGTTTAATACTAAGTTTGGTGTAATGCTTGATTTTGGATACGATAACTTTACATCTGATTCAGGAAGCCCTGATTTTAGCAACAATATGTACCGTACTAGTTTTCAAGGGTTGTTGAATATGCATCGCATAATGAATTGGGAAGAGTTTACGGAAACGTTTGGATTGCAATTTCATTTAGGCCCTGGCTTTTCTTTTTTAGAAGCGCCTGGTACTTCTTCATTTAATCACTATGATAATATTTTTAGCATAATTGGTGGAGCTACACTCTTAATTAAAGTTTCTGATCGATTGGCTTTTAATTTAGATTATACTATGATTAGTAATCTTTCACACCATGTTGCTTTAGATGGTCAATCTAGCATAGATCCTAGTGAAAGTAGAACAGGTTCAATGTATACAACATCATTAGGTTTAACGCTATATTTAGGAAAAAAAGAACGTCATGCTGATTGGTATTGGGAAAACTTAAATGTTAAAGATGAATATAAAAATTTATTAGCAAGAGTTGAAGAATTAGAAACCATGATGAATGATACAGATAGAGATGGAGTACCAGATCATTTAGATGTTGAAAACAATACTATTGGTGGGGTTGTTGTGGATACAAAAGGGAGAGCTGTGGATTTAAATAACAATGGTGTACCTGATGAACTAGAGAGCTATGTTAATAATAAGTATGGAGATATAGAAACTATTATCAATAACATGGCATCGGGAGAGTATTCAACTGCTCAAATGAAAAACATGATTAATGGACAGTATGTTAATGTGTTCTTTGATTTTGATGAAACAAGAATTACTACAGGAACCATCTCTGCAATTAATTTCTTAATCAAATACATGATTGCTAATCCAAGTGCAAACGCTGAAATTATTGGTTATGCAGATGAATTAGGAGATGTTAATTACAACATTGCGTTATCGCGCAAAAGAGCACAACGTGTATTAGAAATGGTGGTTCGTTCAGGTATAGATGCAAGTCGATTAAAATTAGTGGTTAAAGGATCGGATAAATCAGTTCCAAAAAATTCTAAACTAGCGCGTCAGTTGGTAAGAAGAGTTGCATTTAAGGTGGATTAA